A stretch of Ignavibacteria bacterium DNA encodes these proteins:
- a CDS encoding zinc-ribbon domain-containing protein, whose amino-acid sequence MQVQSQREYEEIEITCSECCKVVSESDTICPNCGVSLSEDEEIHGEKFPCPDCGTMISETQTECSVCGRFFEGKEQSTLGKAEEKNYEYAHCSECGAEISDKDTNCHTCGVSFAEEEVTCSNCGATIAESATSCPKCGTTFSNLFKCPDCGGEVLENEKKCPTCGCVFDESEIAKDEQKRNVTDETETYCSNCGAIVNGNDKECSSCGESLIEEETINESDFQFWKETSDESELAYLKGMLEEENIEYVVMNERNASNTFPFSFRNSLTKIFVAKVQLKEANKLFDEYSNAAIEMPTTFEEEQQNVIQEKKTEEQETITNVLNPRGLHSIELKLFERSELKNTIRKLLKSTEIIISTELSQRKKELEHIFKQLEGGTTLLLSQSETETFAALFSFLDATSRMNSALENIQQKFNTFATEKN is encoded by the coding sequence ACAATCTCAAAGAGAATACGAAGAAATTGAAATTACTTGTTCAGAATGTTGTAAAGTAGTTTCCGAGTCTGATACGATTTGTCCAAATTGTGGCGTATCGCTTTCAGAGGATGAAGAAATTCACGGAGAAAAATTTCCTTGTCCTGATTGCGGAACAATGATTTCAGAAACGCAAACCGAGTGTTCAGTTTGTGGAAGATTTTTTGAAGGAAAGGAACAATCAACATTAGGAAAAGCCGAAGAAAAGAATTACGAATATGCTCACTGTTCGGAATGTGGTGCAGAAATTTCTGATAAAGATACAAACTGTCACACGTGTGGAGTTTCGTTTGCCGAAGAAGAAGTAACATGTTCTAATTGTGGCGCAACGATTGCAGAATCTGCAACAAGTTGTCCGAAATGTGGAACAACGTTTTCAAATCTGTTCAAATGCCCCGATTGTGGAGGAGAAGTTTTAGAGAATGAAAAAAAATGTCCAACGTGTGGTTGTGTGTTTGATGAAAGTGAAATAGCAAAGGATGAGCAAAAGAGAAATGTAACGGATGAAACAGAAACGTATTGTTCAAACTGTGGTGCAATCGTAAATGGAAACGATAAAGAGTGTTCGTCGTGTGGTGAATCGTTAATCGAAGAAGAAACAATAAACGAAAGTGATTTTCAGTTTTGGAAAGAGACAAGTGATGAAAGTGAACTTGCCTATTTGAAAGGAATGTTGGAAGAAGAGAATATTGAATACGTTGTAATGAATGAGCGAAATGCCAGTAACACGTTTCCTTTCTCATTTCGAAATTCGCTAACGAAAATATTTGTTGCGAAAGTGCAACTGAAGGAAGCAAATAAATTATTCGACGAATATTCCAATGCAGCAATTGAAATGCCAACAACGTTTGAAGAAGAACAACAGAACGTAATTCAAGAAAAGAAAACAGAGGAACAAGAAACTATAACAAATGTTCTAAATCCGAGAGGGCTCCATTCTATTGAACTCAAACTCTTTGAACGTTCAGAGTTGAAAAATACAATTCGTAAACTATTGAAGTCTACGGAAATAATTATTTCAACCGAATTATCTCAAAGAAAAAAAGAACTCGAACACATTTTCAAACAACTTGAAGGTGGGACTACGCTTTTACTTTCTCAAAGTGAAACAGAAACGTTTGCAGCATTATTCTCTTTCCTCGATGCAACCTCTCGAATGAATTCAGCACTTGAAAATATTCAACAAAAATTTAATACATTTGCCACCGAAAAAAATTGA
- a CDS encoding NfeD family protein — protein sequence MFELYPSELVWFIVGLLFILTELMLPGFVIIFFGVGAWVTALLVWLHVLPSFTSQLFVFLIASVLALVLFRKKATGIFRGKITGKLDSDDELDNVNGQKAKVIAEIVPNGVSGKVELFGTIWQAEADVLIPTGTIVEVVERNNLVLKVKSIQ from the coding sequence ATGTTTGAACTCTATCCATCCGAACTTGTCTGGTTCATCGTTGGCTTACTCTTTATTCTTACCGAACTGATGCTTCCGGGATTTGTTATCATCTTTTTCGGCGTTGGCGCGTGGGTTACTGCATTGTTGGTGTGGTTGCATGTGCTTCCATCGTTCACTTCGCAACTTTTTGTATTTCTCATTGCATCGGTTCTCGCATTGGTGTTGTTTCGGAAAAAAGCCACGGGAATTTTTCGCGGGAAAATTACAGGCAAACTTGATTCCGACGATGAACTTGATAATGTGAACGGACAAAAAGCAAAAGTTATTGCGGAAATAGTTCCAAACGGCGTGAGTGGGAAAGTAGAATTATTCGGAACAATTTGGCAAGCAGAGGCGGATGTTCTAATTCCAACAGGAACAATTGTAGAAGTGGTGGAACGAAATAATTTAGTGTTAAAAGTCAAATCAATTCAATAA